One stretch of Streptomyces peucetius DNA includes these proteins:
- a CDS encoding DUF503 domain-containing protein encodes MYVGTLSFDLLLGDVRSLKEKRSVVRPIVAELQRKYAVSVAEVGGQDLHRRAEIGLAVVSGDTGHLTDVLDRCERLVAARPEVELLSVRRRLHSDED; translated from the coding sequence ATGTATGTGGGGACACTGTCCTTCGACCTGCTTCTCGGCGACGTACGGTCGCTGAAGGAGAAGCGTTCCGTGGTCCGCCCCATCGTCGCCGAGCTCCAGCGGAAGTACGCGGTGAGCGTGGCGGAGGTGGGCGGCCAGGATCTCCATCGCCGGGCCGAGATCGGCCTGGCCGTGGTGTCCGGCGACACCGGGCACCTCACTGACGTACTCGACCGGTGCGAGCGCCTCGTCGCCGCCCGGCCCGAGGTGGAACTGCTGTCCGTCAGGCGCAGACTCCACAGCGACGAAGACTGA
- the rbfA gene encoding 30S ribosome-binding factor RbfA — translation MADNARAKKLADLIREVVAQKLQRGIKDPRLGTHVTITDTRVTGDLREATVFYTVYGDDEDRASAAAGLESAKGVLRSAVGAAAGTKFTPTLTFVADALPENAKTIEDLLHKARASDAKVREASSGATYAGEADPYRKPEDEASE, via the coding sequence GTGGCCGACAACGCGCGGGCGAAGAAGCTGGCGGACCTCATCCGGGAGGTGGTCGCCCAGAAGCTGCAGCGCGGCATCAAGGACCCTCGCCTGGGAACGCACGTGACCATCACGGACACCCGCGTCACCGGCGACCTGCGGGAGGCCACGGTCTTCTACACGGTCTACGGCGACGACGAGGACCGGGCCAGTGCCGCGGCGGGTCTGGAGAGCGCCAAGGGCGTCCTCCGCTCCGCGGTCGGTGCGGCGGCGGGCACCAAGTTCACGCCGACCCTCACCTTCGTGGCCGACGCGCTCCCCGAGAACGCCAAGACGATCGAGGACCTCCTCCACAAGGCGCGGGCCTCCGACGCCAAGGTCCGCGAGGCGTCCTCCGGCGCCACGTACGCGGGCGAGGCCGACCCGTACCGCAAGCCCGAGGACGAAGCCTCGGAATGA
- the truB gene encoding tRNA pseudouridine(55) synthase TruB — MTQRTAPPDGLVIVDKPSGFTSHDVVAKMRGIARTRRVGHAGTLDPMATGVLVLGVERATKLLGHLALTEKEYLGTIRLGQNTVTDDAEGEVTSSADASGVTREAIDAGVAELTGDIMQVPSKVSAIKIDGKRSYARVRGGEEFDIPARPVTVSAFRVHDVRATTTDDGLAVVDLVVSVVCSSGTYIRALARDLGAGLGVGGHLTALRRTRVGPYGLDAAKTLDQLQEELTVMPIAEAAAAAFPRWDVDERRAKLLTNGVRLDMPAYDRAPVAVFGPDDRFLALVEERNGKAKSLAVFG, encoded by the coding sequence ATGACACAGCGCACCGCACCGCCCGACGGCCTTGTCATCGTCGACAAGCCGTCGGGCTTCACTTCGCACGACGTCGTCGCCAAGATGCGCGGGATCGCCAGGACCCGCCGCGTCGGACACGCGGGGACGCTCGACCCCATGGCCACCGGTGTGCTCGTACTCGGCGTCGAGAGGGCCACCAAGCTGCTCGGACACCTCGCGCTGACCGAGAAGGAGTACCTCGGCACCATCAGGCTGGGGCAGAACACCGTCACGGACGACGCGGAAGGCGAGGTCACCTCCTCCGCCGACGCGTCCGGCGTCACCCGCGAGGCGATCGACGCGGGCGTCGCCGAGCTCACCGGCGACATCATGCAGGTGCCGTCCAAGGTCAGCGCCATCAAGATCGACGGCAAGCGGTCGTACGCGCGGGTCCGCGGCGGCGAGGAGTTCGACATCCCCGCCAGGCCGGTCACCGTCTCCGCGTTCCGCGTCCACGACGTCCGCGCGACGACCACGGACGACGGTCTCGCCGTCGTCGACCTGGTGGTCTCCGTGGTCTGCTCCTCCGGCACCTACATCCGGGCGCTCGCCCGCGACCTCGGTGCCGGTCTGGGCGTCGGCGGCCATCTGACGGCCCTGCGGCGCACCCGGGTCGGCCCGTACGGCCTGGACGCGGCGAAGACGCTCGACCAGCTCCAGGAGGAGTTGACCGTCATGCCCATCGCCGAGGCGGCCGCAGCGGCGTTCCCCCGCTGGGACGTGGACGAGCGGCGGGCCAAGCTGCTCACCAACGGGGTACGGCTCGACATGCCGGCGTACGACCGTGCGCCGGTGGCGGTCTTCGGGCCGGACGACCGTTTCCTGGCGCTCGTGGAGGAGCGGAACGGCAAGGCCAAGAGCCTCGCCGTCTTCGGCTGA
- a CDS encoding serine protease encodes MGRADLAGLVRICDPAGRPYGTGFVADDIGTVVTGHDVIHALPRPFLLPLDGDGPAVEAVTVTLLPDHGLALLHTDGLRLPPLPIGARERVEPGTYVRLAAGGWREARVLSADRGVLELAIGTDGSDALRLAGTAAGGPVLDAATGAALAVLAAPPPPGAPTAALARPLGTARSAPHTALLRRNAATAPAYGQDLNLAAVLELTATSLGRAGAPDDDWPQPVRRPEVEREFAAFTGPGGTGPVLGLVGAPGTGRTTELRALAARRAHGPEPAPTLWLRGADLRTGDTSVADAVARGLRDAARILAVPERQTGPDPAARLAAEAGRPLLVVLDGLEEIEPGTARALPEWTSATVDWLLRTGARLVISCRPEHWDKAGALFPPGALHRPTTLAAGSGRAGAVGAPGGLAASAPRGAGHGPRHGDGGRRAGAGPGGGGPDRAVPVPPSQSPLPEAEVPVGVVPGVGRPGRHVTAGAAGVAEPEQSPVCDSPRSLPPRTPSPPALSLGDLTAEQARLARERYGLAAGAVAAGDERHPLVLRLLAEVRRAAPGAPSGRPGRADVYGAYLDLLCLRIAVRITAAGGCATPGAAVRRLAAAVARRTHEAARRCLGPGHGRLDRAAFEELFPWAGGWASAVLTEGLLVPAGDGYRFVHEELSDWLQGAHLDLDAALHSLVQRAPGEEGPAVPRHRIGPVVQGLLLLGREHGPHHLASRLSRLVDALDDPSAPEAHWWAFVLLREVLSRVPDAEPYLAVLHRLAERPDGAYPPGFWARLPLGDPSRLDLLRRLVPTDPPPTPAADAPAGPRHLELADERLTAAPRAVQPLLCRWFDDETPLAAEADAAVRPTVGAAAQALLYARHGLAADDLTEALADTPHPRAAELLCALAEDAPSAMCRAVDRWARDPRPGRRAAAAAYAALITTSDAADRGLLRRAARALLAGTRDAYGPALTVLVRDPVSRDRHLERALELVATGDPRLPVGALAEAVSSHPGPVLAALRTRLLRPGHEADAEEILTTLARAATTSATARRAAALVCEFVDHRPDGGAHAAAYVHHRLEHGPDGRDVLFPLVTHLVRGRPARVRISLATVLAAPGSPASRPLRAELLDVLLRYEQYEARDLAVLDALLHAAAHGSGAQDEEWTRALVHRTGLVLVRTAAGAACFDRRLTELAREVPAFAVLMARWPAVDPQEWAAVAACRSLGTRAGPVPMPTGSLGHGSLRPA; translated from the coding sequence ATGGGACGCGCTGACCTGGCAGGTTTGGTACGGATCTGCGATCCGGCCGGCCGACCGTACGGCACCGGCTTCGTCGCCGACGACATCGGCACGGTCGTGACCGGCCACGACGTGATCCACGCGCTGCCCCGGCCCTTCCTGCTGCCGCTGGACGGCGACGGCCCCGCCGTCGAGGCCGTCACCGTCACCCTGCTGCCCGACCACGGGCTCGCCCTGCTGCACACGGACGGCCTGCGGCTCCCGCCCCTGCCCATCGGGGCGCGCGAACGTGTGGAGCCCGGTACGTATGTGCGCCTCGCGGCGGGCGGCTGGCGCGAGGCGCGGGTGCTCTCCGCCGACCGCGGCGTGCTGGAGCTCGCCATCGGCACCGACGGCAGCGACGCCCTGCGGCTGGCGGGCACCGCCGCCGGCGGGCCGGTGCTCGACGCCGCGACGGGCGCGGCCCTGGCCGTGCTCGCCGCCCCGCCCCCGCCGGGCGCCCCCACGGCAGCCCTCGCACGGCCCCTGGGCACGGCCCGGTCGGCACCGCACACCGCCCTGCTGCGCAGAAACGCCGCGACCGCCCCCGCCTACGGGCAGGACCTGAACCTGGCGGCGGTACTCGAGCTGACCGCCACCTCGCTCGGCCGGGCCGGCGCCCCCGACGACGACTGGCCGCAGCCCGTCCGACGACCCGAGGTGGAGCGGGAGTTCGCGGCCTTCACCGGACCGGGCGGCACCGGCCCCGTGCTCGGCCTCGTCGGCGCACCCGGGACCGGCCGGACGACGGAACTCCGCGCCCTCGCCGCCCGCCGCGCCCACGGCCCCGAACCGGCCCCCACCCTCTGGCTGCGCGGCGCCGACCTGCGCACCGGTGACACGTCCGTCGCCGACGCCGTCGCGCGCGGCCTGCGCGACGCCGCCCGGATCCTCGCCGTACCGGAGCGGCAGACGGGACCCGACCCGGCAGCGCGCCTGGCCGCGGAGGCGGGGCGGCCGCTGCTGGTCGTCCTCGACGGCCTGGAGGAGATCGAGCCGGGGACGGCACGGGCCCTGCCGGAATGGACATCGGCCACGGTGGACTGGCTGCTCCGCACGGGCGCCCGGCTGGTGATCTCATGCCGCCCCGAACACTGGGACAAGGCCGGAGCGCTCTTCCCGCCAGGTGCGCTGCACCGCCCGACGACGCTCGCGGCCGGTTCCGGACGCGCCGGCGCGGTCGGGGCGCCGGGCGGCCTTGCGGCGTCTGCGCCGCGGGGCGCCGGGCACGGCCCGCGGCACGGCGACGGGGGGCGGCGCGCGGGCGCGGGCCCTGGCGGCGGGGGGCCGGACCGGGCCGTGCCGGTGCCGCCGTCGCAGTCGCCCTTGCCGGAGGCCGAGGTGCCCGTCGGCGTCGTCCCCGGGGTCGGCCGGCCGGGGCGGCACGTGACGGCCGGTGCGGCCGGCGTCGCGGAGCCGGAGCAGTCACCGGTCTGCGACAGTCCTCGCAGCCTGCCTCCCCGGACGCCGTCCCCGCCCGCGCTGAGCCTCGGGGACCTCACCGCCGAGCAGGCCCGCCTGGCACGCGAGCGGTACGGCCTCGCGGCCGGCGCCGTCGCGGCCGGCGACGAGCGGCATCCGCTGGTCCTGCGGCTGCTCGCGGAGGTGCGCCGGGCCGCGCCCGGCGCACCTTCCGGCAGGCCGGGCCGCGCGGACGTCTACGGCGCATACCTGGACCTCCTCTGCCTGCGGATCGCGGTCCGCATCACCGCCGCAGGCGGCTGCGCGACCCCGGGCGCCGCCGTCCGCCGGCTCGCCGCCGCGGTCGCCCGGCGGACCCACGAGGCCGCGCGGCGCTGCCTGGGGCCCGGCCACGGGCGGCTCGACCGCGCGGCGTTCGAGGAGCTCTTCCCGTGGGCGGGCGGCTGGGCGTCCGCCGTCCTCACCGAGGGCCTGCTGGTCCCGGCGGGCGACGGCTACCGCTTCGTGCACGAGGAACTGTCCGACTGGCTCCAGGGCGCGCATCTCGACCTCGACGCGGCTCTGCACTCCCTCGTGCAGCGCGCACCCGGCGAGGAAGGCCCGGCCGTGCCCCGCCATCGCATCGGCCCCGTCGTCCAAGGACTACTGCTGCTCGGCCGGGAGCACGGCCCGCACCACCTTGCCTCCAGGCTCTCCCGACTCGTCGACGCGCTCGACGATCCCAGTGCCCCCGAAGCCCACTGGTGGGCCTTCGTACTCCTGCGCGAGGTCCTGTCCCGTGTGCCGGACGCCGAACCGTATCTCGCCGTCCTGCACCGGCTCGCCGAGCGCCCGGACGGCGCGTACCCGCCCGGCTTCTGGGCCCGATTGCCCCTCGGCGACCCGAGCAGACTCGACCTCCTGCGGAGACTCGTCCCCACCGACCCGCCCCCCACCCCGGCCGCCGACGCGCCCGCCGGGCCCCGCCACCTGGAGCTCGCCGACGAACGGCTGACGGCCGCCCCCAGGGCCGTACAGCCGCTGCTGTGCCGGTGGTTCGACGACGAGACACCCCTGGCCGCAGAGGCCGACGCCGCCGTGCGCCCCACCGTGGGAGCCGCCGCCCAGGCACTGCTCTACGCCCGGCACGGGCTCGCCGCCGACGACCTCACCGAGGCCCTCGCCGACACCCCGCACCCCCGGGCCGCCGAACTCCTCTGCGCGCTCGCCGAGGACGCGCCGTCCGCGATGTGCCGGGCCGTCGACCGCTGGGCCCGCGACCCCCGGCCCGGGCGACGGGCGGCAGCCGCCGCCTACGCCGCGCTGATCACGACCTCCGACGCGGCCGACCGGGGCCTGCTCCGGCGCGCCGCACGCGCGCTGCTCGCCGGGACCCGGGACGCCTACGGGCCCGCGCTCACCGTCCTGGTCCGCGACCCGGTCAGCAGGGACCGCCACCTGGAACGCGCCCTGGAGCTCGTCGCGACCGGCGACCCACGCCTGCCCGTCGGCGCGCTCGCCGAAGCGGTGTCCAGCCACCCCGGCCCCGTCCTCGCCGCCCTCCGGACCCGTCTGCTGCGACCGGGGCACGAGGCCGACGCGGAGGAGATCCTCACCACACTCGCCCGGGCCGCCACCACCTCCGCCACCGCCCGCCGGGCCGCCGCCCTCGTGTGCGAGTTCGTCGACCACCGCCCCGACGGCGGGGCCCACGCCGCCGCGTACGTCCACCACCGCCTCGAACACGGACCCGACGGACGGGACGTCCTCTTCCCGCTCGTCACCCACCTCGTACGAGGACGGCCGGCCCGCGTACGCATCTCGCTCGCGACCGTCCTCGCCGCACCGGGCAGCCCGGCCTCCCGCCCGCTGCGGGCCGAGCTGCTCGACGTACTGCTGCGCTACGAGCAGTACGAGGCCCGTGACCTCGCCGTCCTCGACGCCCTGCTGCACGCCGCGGCGCACGGCAGCGGCGCACAGGACGAGGAGTGGACCCGGGCACTGGTGCACCGCACGGGCCTGGTGCTGGTCCGTACCGCCGCAGGCGCGGCCTGCTTCGACCGTCGGCTCACCGAGCTCGCCCGCGAGGTGCCCGCCTTCGCCGTGCTGATGGCCCGCTGGCCGGCCGTGGATCCGCAGGAATGGGCCGCCGTGGCGGCCTGCCGGTCCCTCGGCACACGAGCCGGTCCGGTGCCGATGCCGACCGGGAGCCTGGGGCATGGCAGTCTTAGACCTGCGTAA
- a CDS encoding bifunctional riboflavin kinase/FAD synthetase codes for MQRWRGLEDIPQDWGRSVVTIGSYDGVHRGHQLIIGRAVERARELGVPSVVVTFDPHPSEVVRPGSHPPLLAPHHRRADLMAELGVDAVLVLPFTSEFSKLSPADFIVKVLVDKLHARAVIEGPNFRFGHRAAGDVAFLAELGSTYDYDVEVVDLYVRGEAGGGEPFSSTLTRRLIAEGDVEGASEILGRPHRVEGVVVRGAQRGRELGFPTANVETLPHTAIPADGVYAGWLTAAGERMPAAISVGTNPQFDGTERTVEAYAIDRVGLDLYGLHVTVDFLAYVRGQEKFDTIESLLVAMGDDVKKCRELTAAYDAGR; via the coding sequence GTGCAGCGCTGGCGTGGCTTGGAGGACATCCCCCAGGACTGGGGACGCAGCGTCGTCACCATCGGCTCCTACGACGGGGTGCACCGCGGGCACCAGCTGATCATCGGACGTGCCGTGGAGCGGGCGCGGGAGCTCGGTGTGCCCTCGGTCGTCGTGACCTTCGACCCGCACCCCAGCGAGGTCGTCCGCCCGGGCAGCCACCCGCCGCTCCTCGCGCCCCACCACCGGCGCGCCGACCTGATGGCCGAGCTCGGCGTGGACGCGGTGCTCGTGCTGCCGTTCACGAGCGAGTTCTCGAAGCTCTCACCGGCCGACTTCATCGTGAAGGTACTGGTCGACAAGCTGCACGCGCGTGCCGTCATCGAAGGCCCCAACTTCCGCTTCGGCCACCGCGCGGCGGGCGACGTCGCCTTCCTCGCCGAACTCGGCTCGACGTACGACTACGACGTCGAGGTCGTCGACCTGTACGTGCGGGGCGAGGCGGGCGGCGGCGAGCCGTTCTCCTCGACCCTGACCCGCCGGCTGATCGCCGAGGGCGACGTCGAGGGCGCCTCCGAGATCCTCGGTCGCCCGCACCGCGTCGAGGGCGTCGTCGTGCGCGGCGCCCAGCGCGGCCGCGAACTCGGCTTCCCGACGGCGAACGTGGAGACCCTGCCGCACACCGCGATCCCGGCGGACGGCGTGTACGCGGGCTGGCTGACGGCGGCCGGCGAACGCATGCCGGCGGCGATCTCGGTCGGCACGAACCCCCAGTTCGACGGCACGGAGCGCACGGTCGAGGCGTACGCGATCGACCGCGTGGGGCTCGATCTGTACGGGCTGCACGTGACGGTGGACTTCCTGGCGTACGTGCGGGGCCAGGAGAAGTTCGACACGATCGAGTCGCTGTTGGTGGCGATGGGGGACGACGTGAAGAAGTGCCGCGAGCTGACTGCGGCGTACGACGCGGGCCGCTGA
- a CDS encoding ABC transporter ATP-binding protein: protein MRAGGRGGRNGEAAVTQEPVVTTTSPLLSAAGLHVTFPGRRGGAPARAVDGVDLDIGAGEIVALVGESGCGKTTLARSLLGLVTPTSGQVTFGGQPLGHGSRALKAYRKRVQLVLQDPSGSLNPRHTVYDAVAEGLRIHGYAGDERTAVAEALSRAGLRPPERFFLRYPHELSGGQRQRVVIAGALVLQPELIVADEPVASLDASVRGEILALLLRLRDELGLSALVVTHDLGLAWNIADRVAVMYLGRIVESGPVEDVLTSPQHPYTQALLSVLPESEGTPVVLTGEPPDPSRIPEGCRFHARCQVLSSGRADEAGVADLCRSRDLPVLPNAHASQVACHWATASP from the coding sequence ATGCGTGCTGGTGGGCGCGGCGGCAGGAACGGAGAAGCAGCTGTGACACAGGAGCCCGTCGTGACCACCACCTCTCCCCTGCTGTCCGCCGCCGGCCTCCACGTCACCTTCCCGGGACGCAGGGGCGGGGCGCCGGCACGCGCCGTGGACGGCGTCGACCTCGACATCGGTGCGGGCGAGATCGTCGCCCTCGTCGGCGAATCCGGCTGCGGCAAGACCACACTCGCGCGCTCGCTCCTCGGCCTGGTGACCCCCACCTCCGGGCAGGTCACTTTCGGCGGGCAGCCCCTCGGCCACGGCTCACGCGCGCTGAAGGCGTACCGCAAGCGGGTGCAGCTCGTGCTCCAGGACCCGAGCGGATCACTCAACCCGCGGCACACCGTGTACGACGCGGTCGCGGAGGGCCTGCGGATCCACGGTTACGCGGGTGACGAGCGGACGGCGGTCGCCGAGGCGCTGTCCCGGGCCGGTCTGCGTCCGCCCGAACGCTTCTTCCTCCGCTACCCGCACGAGCTCTCCGGCGGTCAGCGGCAGCGCGTCGTCATCGCGGGCGCGCTGGTCCTCCAGCCGGAGCTCATCGTCGCCGACGAGCCGGTGGCCTCGCTCGACGCGTCCGTACGCGGCGAGATCCTGGCACTGCTGCTGCGGCTGAGGGACGAACTGGGCCTGTCCGCGCTGGTCGTGACGCACGACCTGGGCCTGGCGTGGAACATCGCGGACCGGGTGGCGGTGATGTACCTGGGGCGGATCGTGGAGTCGGGGCCCGTGGAGGACGTCCTGACGTCGCCGCAGCACCCGTACACGCAGGCGCTGTTGTCGGTCCTGCCGGAGTCGGAAGGCACCCCGGTGGTCCTCACCGGCGAGCCGCCGGACCCGTCCCGTATCCCGGAGGGCTGCCGCTTCCACGCCCGCTGCCAGGTCCTGTCGTCGGGGCGGGCGGACGAGGCGGGCGTGGCGGACCTGTGCCGCTCCCGCGACCTGCCGGTCCTGCCGAACGCACATGCCTCGCAGGTCGCGTGCCACTGGGCGACGGCCTCCCCCTGA
- a CDS encoding ABC transporter ATP-binding protein, translating to MSQLEVKDLHVTYGSGTRAVPAVRGVDLSLAAGQKLGVAGESGCGKSTLALALLRLLPSSAKLTGEILLDGEDVLTMKWGRLRAVRWAGASIVFQGAMHSLNAVHRVGDQIAEPILLHRGSTPAEAKRRVGELLQHVGLPAARADAYPHELSGGQRQRVMIAMALACDPRLIVADEPTTALDVMIQAQILRLIEQLVAEQDISLLMISHDLGVLADTCDRLAVMYAGRVVEEGPARAVYDRAEHPYGRALSAAFPRIGDPASRRAPRGLPGDPPDPSSLPGGCTFHPRCPVALDTCSEQDQALVATGEGHRAACVLVGAAAGTEKQL from the coding sequence TTGAGTCAGCTCGAGGTCAAGGACCTGCATGTGACCTACGGCTCCGGGACACGAGCCGTGCCCGCCGTACGCGGCGTCGACCTGTCCCTGGCCGCCGGGCAGAAGCTCGGCGTCGCCGGTGAGTCCGGCTGCGGCAAGTCGACGCTGGCCCTGGCGCTGCTGCGGCTGCTGCCCTCCTCCGCGAAGCTGACCGGCGAGATCCTGCTCGACGGCGAGGACGTCCTCACCATGAAGTGGGGGCGACTGCGAGCCGTACGGTGGGCGGGCGCGTCCATCGTCTTCCAGGGCGCGATGCACTCGCTCAACGCGGTGCACCGCGTCGGCGACCAGATCGCCGAGCCGATCCTGCTGCACCGCGGCTCCACCCCCGCGGAAGCGAAACGGCGCGTGGGCGAACTGCTGCAGCACGTGGGGCTGCCGGCGGCCCGCGCCGACGCCTACCCGCACGAACTCTCCGGCGGGCAGCGGCAGCGCGTCATGATCGCGATGGCCCTCGCCTGCGATCCGCGGCTGATCGTCGCCGACGAACCGACGACCGCGCTCGACGTGATGATCCAGGCCCAGATCCTGCGGCTGATCGAGCAGCTGGTCGCCGAGCAGGACATCAGCCTGCTGATGATCAGCCACGATCTGGGGGTGCTGGCCGACACCTGCGACCGGCTCGCGGTGATGTACGCGGGGAGGGTCGTCGAGGAGGGCCCGGCCCGCGCCGTCTACGACAGAGCCGAACACCCCTACGGGCGGGCACTGTCCGCCGCGTTCCCCCGTATCGGCGACCCGGCGTCGCGCCGGGCGCCGCGCGGCCTCCCCGGCGACCCGCCGGACCCTTCGTCGCTGCCCGGGGGCTGCACGTTCCACCCGCGCTGCCCGGTCGCGCTCGACACCTGCTCCGAGCAGGACCAGGCGCTGGTCGCCACGGGCGAGGGACATCGGGCGGCATGCGTGCTGGTGGGCGCGGCGGCAGGAACGGAGAAGCAGCTGTGA
- a CDS encoding ABC transporter permease, with protein sequence MTTTPTPPTTKTPAPQDGPTAEPARTARSLARERRRHSVARFWRSYRTHRAGLFGLAALALIALTALAAPLLVGSDVQSVTNAPGTAMEKPSSEFLLGTDQFGRSLLGLLVWGARISLTVGLLAAALSVAIGTLVGIIAGHYGGWFSTVLMRITDWFLVMPSLVLAIVLATVMSRNIWTVILAIGIASWPTTARLVRAQTIAVESRPYIERAKALGGGHGHIMKRHVLPNVMPLVLAQTTLGISSAILTEATLAFLGLGDPTVVSWGGMLQDAREAGAVSSGHWSYLAPPGIAIALVALAFTLCGRAIESVLNPKLGVAR encoded by the coding sequence ATGACGACGACACCGACGCCGCCGACGACGAAGACGCCCGCGCCCCAGGACGGGCCCACCGCCGAGCCCGCTCGCACCGCGAGGTCCCTGGCCCGGGAGCGGCGCCGCCACTCGGTGGCCCGCTTCTGGCGCTCGTACCGCACGCACCGCGCCGGGCTGTTCGGCCTCGCGGCACTGGCGCTCATCGCACTGACGGCGCTCGCCGCGCCCCTGCTCGTCGGCAGCGACGTGCAGAGCGTCACCAACGCGCCCGGCACGGCCATGGAGAAACCGAGCAGCGAATTCTTGCTCGGCACCGACCAGTTCGGGCGCTCGCTGCTCGGGCTGCTGGTGTGGGGGGCGCGCATCTCCCTCACCGTGGGGCTGCTGGCCGCCGCACTGTCCGTGGCCATCGGCACGCTGGTCGGAATCATCGCGGGCCACTACGGCGGCTGGTTCTCCACCGTACTGATGCGGATCACCGACTGGTTCCTGGTCATGCCCTCGCTGGTGCTGGCGATCGTGCTGGCGACCGTGATGTCACGCAACATCTGGACGGTCATCCTGGCCATCGGCATCGCCAGCTGGCCCACCACCGCGCGGCTCGTACGGGCACAGACCATCGCCGTCGAGTCGCGGCCCTACATCGAGCGCGCCAAGGCCCTCGGCGGCGGACACGGCCACATCATGAAGCGCCACGTCCTGCCGAACGTGATGCCGCTGGTGCTCGCGCAGACCACGCTCGGCATCTCCAGCGCGATCCTGACGGAGGCGACGCTGGCCTTCCTCGGTCTCGGTGACCCCACCGTCGTCTCCTGGGGCGGCATGCTCCAGGACGCTCGGGAAGCGGGCGCGGTGTCCTCCGGACACTGGTCGTACCTCGCTCCGCCCGGAATCGCCATCGCGCTCGTGGCGCTCGCCTTCACCCTGTGCGGGCGGGCCATCGAGTCCGTGCTCAACCCGAAGCTGGGAGTGGCGCGTTGA
- a CDS encoding ABC transporter permease, whose amino-acid sequence MSTTSTTGTTAVARASEARAAGGGNVRAYLLYVAGKLGGAAVSLFAVLVTSFFLFRIIPGDPVKAMTHGVPTSAEQMATLRRQFGLDKPMWQQFTDYCGSALTGDLGMSYQFHAPVGDLIAQKVPATLLLTGVAVVVYSAIGLWLGTRSAWRHGSLGDRLNTGVALTLWSVPGFWLGLLLIITFSVGVGPVPGMFPTGGMESGNETGFAYVVDVAHHMVLPVLTLVAVGYAQTLLVMRSSLLDEMGSDYLTTARAKGLRDDVVRRRHAVPNALLPTVTMVFINLGHVAAGSILVETVFSWPGLGGLFYQALSVPDLPLVQGLFVVFAGAMIIMNLLADLLYPLLDPRVGR is encoded by the coding sequence ATGAGCACCACAAGCACGACCGGCACGACCGCCGTGGCGCGGGCCTCCGAGGCCCGCGCCGCGGGCGGCGGCAACGTACGCGCCTATCTCCTCTATGTGGCGGGCAAGCTCGGCGGTGCGGCGGTCTCCCTGTTCGCCGTCCTCGTCACCAGCTTCTTCCTCTTCCGGATCATCCCCGGCGACCCGGTGAAGGCCATGACCCATGGCGTGCCGACGTCGGCGGAGCAGATGGCCACGCTGCGAAGGCAGTTCGGCCTCGACAAGCCGATGTGGCAGCAGTTCACGGACTACTGCGGAAGCGCCCTGACGGGCGACCTCGGCATGTCGTACCAGTTCCACGCCCCCGTCGGCGACCTGATCGCCCAGAAGGTCCCGGCGACGCTGCTGCTCACCGGGGTGGCGGTCGTCGTCTACTCGGCCATCGGGCTCTGGCTCGGCACCCGTTCGGCGTGGCGGCACGGAAGCCTGGGCGACCGGCTGAACACGGGCGTGGCCCTGACGTTGTGGTCCGTGCCGGGCTTCTGGCTCGGGCTGTTGCTCATCATCACCTTCTCCGTCGGCGTCGGTCCCGTCCCCGGGATGTTCCCGACCGGCGGCATGGAGTCGGGCAACGAGACCGGCTTCGCGTACGTGGTCGACGTGGCGCACCACATGGTGCTGCCGGTCCTCACCCTCGTCGCGGTGGGATACGCGCAGACGCTGCTGGTCATGCGTTCCTCGCTGCTCGACGAGATGGGCAGCGACTATCTGACGACGGCACGGGCGAAGGGCCTGCGTGACGACGTGGTGCGCCGCCGGCACGCCGTACCGAACGCGCTGCTGCCGACCGTCACCATGGTGTTCATCAACCTGGGCCATGTCGCCGCCGGTTCGATCCTGGTCGAGACGGTCTTCTCCTGGCCCGGCCTCGGCGGGCTGTTCTACCAGGCGCTCAGCGTGCCCGACCTGCCTCTCGTGCAGGGGCTGTTCGTGGTCTTCGCCGGTGCGATGATCATTATGAACCTCCTCGCCGACCTGCTGTATCCGCTGCTCGATCCCCGGGTGGGCCGATGA